The genomic segment aaGCCATTTAGGTCTGATATACGTATTTGGCTATTGCCTGTTCGCCTCAATAAGATACTATTGtagcaatacaatattatatattatttttaaatttaatcaatatgaTACCTATTTCAGGTTTTATTATTGCTATGATTTAAACAGATTTAAGTAGTATCGGGAGGGCCATTGTGCTTTCACGTTTTCCAatgtcaactatattattacgtaataacAGGAAAACACAGTGCCCACCCTGCGTCACTGCATTTAATGTTTCATGTCTcgtttcgtaatttttttcaatcctaacaatattgattatttccatttttacacttttaaactgtatcatattatattactttattagtgaatttattttactatatagaaatttagaaatttagattttgaaaatgtgtgtttttaatttgtatgttaattatactacattattttattttattttaattttttttttataaaaaaaactgctaTGTTGAATTACTTGAAAAATACAGTACGATTTTACAATACGACACAGCTTGTATTATGTctattaattcttatatattcTCCACAATTCAatttatccataaaataatttattgtgtagaCGACAGaagatgattattatattattaattcctacagaaattataacatattttaaactgtgtAGGTAGTGTACATATCATAACAAtactaatacaaaaatatcttaAGACAGTAGCATTTTACCTATagataatacctattgtattttaatacctatagatattacctatagatatagtttttaaataattttatatttttatatattaataaaaataaattatttaattaaataaaatattttgaaatgtatttcattcaaaaatgttatcaatatcaatattattagtggTTTACCAAAATGTTGAGTGATTATTGTTTCTTTTTGAGAACTTAAACAGTATTTATGAGTaaaataacagaataatattttatattatgctggATGATTCTTtctacaatacctatatacatcatctcattatctcaaaaaatattaacgtttttaaaaatatttttgaagttttaattttttgtacgataaaaaccatttaaatttcATAGAATTATAttcgcaaaatatttttctgagaaatTACGTGTTATGTATTAGAATTTCTtgggtaattaaattattttaagtaataattatttaaagtttttatgagAGTAGTCATGTGCCTCTTTACTCCTCTCATCTAAAGTTTaaggtttaaatatttttatgagttttaaCAAATTAACTGCTTGTTAAAAgttcgatttttataaataaaaattctcgGAAAAATGTTCTTCATCGGAACAtctgaatatgaaataaaaaaagattcaaAGATGTGAAAACTTaaacaataacgataaaaaaatataactttttaatcaTAGGCTGAAAATACTTTTCGTGGAAATGAGTGTTTACTGTTAAAATGATATTCctctatagatttaaaattaaatagaatcaAACACTTACAGATTGTGtagtaagttttaaaaatattattaaaatttatttttgcacgtACCAGGTAAgcatgttataaaaaaaatatttgagtaaacaGCTCCGATCAGAATTATCTTTCAATTTTAATGTTGACATAGTATACAACCATATATCTACCGTTCAACACAACACATAATGTACTTATGTCCTATTTCAATTCTGTACTAactcaaatattgtattatggaaaactattattattattattcaatattcatattcatgATTCAAGAGTGCATAGtgcgtttaaaatattataatataggtaggtacaattaaaactgataaataactataatcaatttataGGACATTATATGAGacacttttttacatttttatttattttatagacattttatgcaatttaggataacaatttatttatgtgaCAAAGAGCAAAATAACATAGTCGTAGGTATTCGAAACACTGTTTAGTCGAGTTTGAAAgtttatacctacgtaaaataaatttccaaaaattcTCTTAACgttaaaaaatttgtttgaataattgCTATAGCCATAGTTACCGGGcttaagcattaaaaaaaaaaatactgcaatTATTGCCAACATTGAAACATCTAATGGACAAATTCTAGACATAATTCCATCTATAGGCTAGAGCATAATCTAAGCTATAAGGATTACAGAGACAGGTAAGAAGACAGTACCACTTTAAGATCTCCATGCCTCGGGAGCAAAAAACAAGCTCTTGAATTTCTGCTGGGTGCTTGTTTAATAGGTTTTAAGTGTAGCTCGTCATTGTCCGTTGTGTAGGTCGCTGTGAtgacagtggcgtcatttcagtttttaatagaaGGGGCAAAAGTTTTGACCAGCccaaaatgctaaaataaaaaagtactcgcaagtacttataatatattatgttactttccCTTTATAAGACACACATACATACTAACTTTCAGCCACGTCCACACATacgtaaaaacataaatatattccaactattaatTAGCAATTACCAAtctatcattgtaacaataatatcttagtacctacacagtacacaatataatgtttccctataaaatatataggcatgCTTTtgcgctaatataatataataatggttaatcGAAAACCACCGGGCATCGGACAATTGGGctacttttaaaatcagacgGGGGAAAATGCCCACCTTACTtacccccaaatgacgccactgtgtGACGGTACTGTTCAAATTTGAATGTTcagataaatcattgcatagaaaaaaccctatctttttattaaacataataatatataacaaatcatTTATAATGATTACTGTAATTTTTAGATTATCATAGCCCTCATATCTTCTAAaccaatatagtattattatggaCAGTATTATTCTTAGTAGAATTTAGTAAGTgcacaaaatttaataattcatgaaCTACTCGTACAAgtttagatataggtacatcaatactttaaaaaaatcagttgcttgtgaaataatatgatgattcttatttttttttattttttttttattttaacgttaCTGCATGGGAAGTAAAAAtccaattaattgaaaatatacggtccataagtatacctaaaaaaTCCAAAACTTAGATTTGGAATAAATACATTATCAAAGGAATACGTATATAGTAACCTATAACTATACAGTTGAAGTCTAGTGTATCTCGTCATTGAGCTATAGGTCACTGTGATGGATGTGTTgaatttgagttcaatgataaatcattgtgtacacaaaaaacgattcttttcattattttttatctataaatttatGACAAGTCggaaatcatttatattataactactatatatttttcaaattatacctataggtatattattatgaaaattattattcttaattcttatagtacctacctacctacttactaagttaaataactcaagaACCGctattacaaatttcaatttataggtaggtacatcaacattttcaaaaaaattacagtaaaaaaatgatgattcttaattttaaaaaagaagtaTGTATCGTTACAAGTGCTCcattatttttaagacaataaaaaaaactggtttCCGAAAACAGACGAAAcattttgatatacctatttcTCGACTAgaactatataggtaagttaaatgtttaaattatttaatttctgaaatatgaataactttaatagtttaataaattaatcttgGTTCAattgtatattgaaaaaaaaatgttttcagacGTTTTCCCTTTCGAGGCTCGATAGATTTTTAAAACTGCTTATAATGACTTATTATGCCTAATATGTTTTCTGAATGGtgcgagtacctacctatactattagacatttttacccgagtatattatacatctcaattatttttaaactttaaatcaaCTTTAATTGACACGTTTCACTGTTTCAGTATATACTTTTAGACACAGataaatgctaaaataataattatactttttttgatacataatattatatagattataagaaTTGATTGCAACATTATTCGATTATAggcgatatttatttttttttttattaagaagcttgaaaattgaatacaagatttATTGCAAGTTGTTATTAATagctgttgaaaaatattaaagattaaaatatacataatatataggcatgGATTTTTTTGTACCaacatttaatgttaaaatgttgacaaaattcatcaaaatctcgacaatttgcaaattattttgttgttataatacaaaatgttcaattagTATAGCTTAAAAATGGcaactgttaaaaaaattatgattgttcaactccttttgggtgtaacttgctgcagtaaATGCAAGTCAGCCACCTTGGTAGGTAATATTCGAAATATGATTTGATGCAAGCTTGTACTTGAACTGACTGATTAACCAAtggaaatcaataataaataaatactgatttCCTACCAataattgtgaatctaaatcatCCCGGGGAAAactcaaatacatattaaaaatttcatcaaaatcggaccagccgtttaGGAATGGATAAAGGacatttacatacatattatatacacacgggcaaacattcatttttatactagGACTACGGTGATAATCAAAATCctggaaaaaaataaagtttaatttttttttttttttgtcttatccGCCTAAAAGGTtccatatgaaataaaatatattttgtgaaagtTATATCTCAATCAGTTGATATTTAGAGGTCACacctttttttatgttataattttaaatttaagtaactaTACCAACCGGAACCGAAGGAAATGTTAGCTATCTATTAAATATAGCCCTTGATGCCGAAGAAATAAATAGTGACATTGAAAATGATCAAAATCAAtgtttttccaactaacttcttaaatatctttaaaaaaaaatgtgtttaaaatgttcaatataaatcatattactgTGTGCCTATAGtggagtattaaaaaaaaacaactttatgGTATTGAAACATTATCCATTTCCACATTTGCTGGATGGTGGTATCAAACATTTAAGatccgcatatgttgtctccgtcttacacacgtgatacataacaaattttcgttctctagtttcaatagggtgctgtgagatttgatattagagtgaaatgatctatcatcaaacttttaagttacaacattatctgtgttctctcgttggtttcttatgatattttaattttcaagtgagttatgattatgtaaaacataaataattgaaaattatcataattcattcaaaaatgaaaatatcataaaaaaccaacgagagaacacagataatactgttacctaaaagtttgatcaTATGACAGTTCACTcttatatcaaaactaacagcacactattaaAACTGCAGGTTATTTgggaaaatttgctatgtcgccCGTGTAATTTGAgctatacactatattatagtatgtacagTTATAGTTTTACCCTTTAGATTAGATTACTTCAATCgattgtaaatgtattataacaattatttacctatCCCTTTAATATGAGATTGAGGTGGCGTCGTGACGACGGTAGGGTATGGCATTCTTGTCaactaaattatacaaatatgtaagaAATGTTAAATGATACaaaagcaatataaaataaccaaaaggcaacaattaaaatacaagaaataaaaccattaacttaattaattaaataataaattatttatacaatgattacagtgtattacaatgtataaaatgaatgattaatataatatcatttgctTACATCAATTTTCAAAGAgacaataggtagttaaaaataataggaCCCagattattaatacatttttgaccaaaacgtatattaggtattttttcagttatctgactttattattataaaatgcaggGTAAGGTTAGGTTCTTTTCTTTATGAGTTTGTCATTCTGCTTTAAGAAGAAAAagtagattatttatttaaaatcgaaattgccattttcttatacctatagtaattatttaaatggtaGCACGTTAAACCCTTTATAATTAGAAGAGGAGACccaattagatttttttcttcatagaCGAATTATACTTTGGTTTTGCATCCTTTAAGAATTCAGAACAGTTTTTGAAGGTCTATCCAAAATTACCATACCGATACCGACATAATgtctgtattttaatttgtaatttatattgatataagtatgtatatatatatacaaatattaaattatataatatagggaattaatacattataatatattcatgtataataatcaatatttaatagaatatattataatactattacgttaataaacatttaatcgtacaaagaacatattttaaacacgttaaaatattcttatttactGGTATTGgagtaggtaactataatatatacaaaattataatacgagtatatcaTAAACAAGTAAGTGTTATCGaagaaaatgattatttattatttaatatttatgtagataacatttataaaaaaaaaaattgccaccCATTGGACTAtcactatttaaataatgaacctAACTAAAGGTGAAATTggttatactaaaaatatatcacaCATCCAGGTACCAAGACGAATGTTTTTCCGAATCGCAATTATATAATGCGCACATTGTGCGTGCACTGTGCGCGTGCGTGTCTGATACTCCtatgtgtacataataaaatatacaatatacctaaacaATTTGATTTCCCGGAATACTGAGCTCGAGTGTAATTTATGCAACAAACGAATGACTAATAATgccaatattaatacatataaaaaaaactacatattCTATACGAGATCGCTGCGGAGgcggatattatactatacgtcGATGCAGACatacgacgacgataataattataaataattattaatattattatattattgttaaaacgaCGCGCACGAGAAGACGACTATGTACTTTATAGGTTTCCCACGCCCGACGCCTACGTTCGACCCGTatggccatattatattattattactatgcgaCGATATCGATATTATTTTCGGTGATTTGGTGCATGTAATTCAGTTTATTGCGTCGGGCGTCAATttactattgaaaaataatattcttgtgACAATAACATTTCGTGCCgagtcgtaataatattattttgtaaagaattcttatatttaaataatatcataggtacgcgtctatcgtaattattataataacaataattataattattattattacagtacgaTTGGAGACCGGTTATCACGACGGCGGCTCGCGCGACAAGTGTCCGGCGAGCGTGTCCTTATCATAACGtcgtaaataaagtaaaaacagCCGTATCACGCGAGAATGTGAGATAGTGGCGTTAAGCGCAGTGTAAACACGCGCATTATCATCGTTTCCGACTGTTCGTCGTCGTATTATTCTATCCGTCGCGGCGTCGTGAAGAAGCAGAACCTTCGTTGTTGCGTACCCGCAAATAATCGCGAACAATATACCTGTTGGCCGTTATAACTATAACCGTGGTCGGCCGGGAAATATTCTAGAAATATCCGTAGGTGTGCGCCGAcgccgtcgtcatcgtcgtagTTTCGGGTGGAAAAGCTGAGAGGAACCGTACGCGCGGGCTCGGCTGCGGCGGAGGACGACGACCGGGCACAGCGCAATCGCGGAACGATTTATGTTTCCCGCCGCCGGTGGCCACCCGCAACAGTCGTCGTCGAGACGACGCCGCGCCGCCGTACGTCTGTCGTCTCACTCGGCACCGTCTAACTGCGTACGTGACACTCGCAGTCTGCTGCAGTGGTGAGCAGTCCGTCGTCTCCCGACGGGTTTTCCGTCTTTCTTCCGTCGAGGGGGCAGTCGCGTTTTGCGCTGGGTTTTCTTTGGCTTACGTCGCATTTCCCGTCTTCCTGTCGCGCATTCGTTTCGTCCGTGACATTTGCGTGCCATGGAGGAAGCAACTTCCAACGACGTCGTTGCCGACCGAAACCTCAGCATGCAGAGTGAGTACCGTCGTCTCATTACAGTACTTAGCGAtcacatataatatcatgatgtaTTAATGTATCCCCCATCCGTAAACCCGTACAAAAGCGCATCGAGTTAGGTTATTGTTGTGACCGGACTGGGAAAATCTAACGGCGGTTAAGCGCTTTGTTTGGTCGGcaatttttcaaacattcaCCCACAAAACCCATCGTCCACACTTTGTctacttagtttttttttgttttagctcTGATGGTCATTTTGCTTGGCAATTTCATCTAGAGTTTTTATTCTAATCTTCTGTACTTACCCCAAATATTCTGACTTCCTCGTAGAGTTAAGGAAAGAGGTAGTTGTAAATCCATTTTCCACTCGCTATGTGATTACTAGGTAGGTGTTGTAATGGTTCAAGATAATATTGCATTATCCTAAAGACATTGATATTTTCTCattgtttttaagaaaaaaatattcaatgatattttatttgttaaaatatttctataattgattataatttgtatgcattttagGTACCATTGACCGTTTACTTCATATGATAACTGAGGAAAGAGATGAAATGGTATTGAATTCAGTTGTAGCGTCTCTTCAAACCTTATCAAAATCTCACTCCACACaaattgttcaaaatatgatacattataaacttcaaaattcggtaattataatatttgtttaagtatattaaactacTTATGCAGttgttaaattagttaaaattttatattgtattactatcTAAGCTAAGACTGCAtcaacaatcatttttaaatcataaaacagTAGTGTAAAAAGTTTTTTGGTGTACtctttaattttaagtatcttGTTGGCTcttataactacaatattattaaaaataagatgtatttattaaacttattattgatacctattattttcagTTGAGTGTCGTTGAATCTAAAAGCTTGCTCTCTGCTATGAAACTACTTTGTGAAAGCCACTATGATGATTTTGATGTGGAGCTTACAAATAATTTGGTTCAATTTGCCacaaatgaaatgtttaaatcCTCAGACTCTCAGTTCCCAGCGTCAGATATGTTGATCATCTTAGGCCGAGGAAGATCTGATCAGGTAAAATATGTGGATAGAATATGATTGTGTGTGGTGCTTATCgacaatacctattttataatacaattaggtaTGTTGAATTTACGCTGTGTCTAGAGCGCCGGGCGCCCGGTTACACTGTAGAGCGCCGGGCGCCCGGTTACACTGTAGAGCGCCGGGCGCCCGGACATGTAATAGAGTACCGGGCGCCCGGTTACACTGTAGAGCGCCGGGTCACActgtaaatatgaaaatatgataataccacagaacaataataatacgaagaaaatagaaatacattgttctataactttaattttgttatagtaagttattagttattagttaggtattagttattttttttttattagttaatacatacaattataataaaataataaatcacagtAATCAGCTATACGAAACcgatagttatataataataaacagtaagttaatacatacaaaatatttaatttaaatttttacatttaatgtcAATGATTGACAAATCGTTAATccttataggtaattataatataataataattcactgtAATCGGCTATACGAAACCGatagtcataataaaataataaataataaataataataaaaaataataaatctttagGTTTAGGCTTTAGGTTTTATCTTATTTGGACGATCTCCACGACACCTGGGGCAAAACCATTTACCTTTTGGTTTTGTTAATAATGAAACACAAGAAAAATGAAACCATTCTATTGGACATGAATCATTATCGCAACATATCATCTCTCCGTACGAAATCTGAACACAAAGACAATAGGTTGGTTCATCTGGATCGACAGCTATATCCCTATTTCCCTTCTTTTGGATTTTTGTTTCTGGTTTTTGAGCCAATGTTCTTTTAGTTCTAGGCCTTCGAAGGCCGATTGTTGTCAGAATTGCGCCTTTCGGTCGACCACATGTTCTAACTTTACCTGGTAGTATTATTGATTTGatacctaaacattttacatttttttttttaaatttcagttttGTTTACTGTTTATAGGTTAATTACCCtgattgttaatattttctGAGCATCCAGCATCCATAGTTTTATCGTTTCCATACACAATATCATTGTCTGGGTAGTTATCCTGTCtgttataattacctaaatcTTCATTTTCAACATCATCCATAACGTCATTATCTACATCTATAcagtaatttaacatttaacatttttttttaaatttcagttttGTTTACTGTTTATAGGTTAATTACCCtgattgttaatattttctGAGCATCCAATACGGTGGCCTTATTTTCGGGGGTTATTTTCCTTTGGTTAGGGAGATGATCATACAATATCTTGGAAACCTCATGGTTGTGGTCCTCAGTCATCTTTGTGATGACTAGAGATTTTCCATCATCTGATGCCTTCAGGTAAATGCCAGCATCACAGCCTTGGCGCATTGtacttcaaacattttaatattttaaatcttgaaTTTTACAacttagtaataaataaataaataaaataaatgtactcaCGATGTAGAACGTTGGtcaagggtttttttttttttgtagcatccTCCATGCAcacaacaaaatttaatatagtaata from the Acyrthosiphon pisum isolate AL4f chromosome X, pea_aphid_22Mar2018_4r6ur, whole genome shotgun sequence genome contains:
- the LOC100571459 gene encoding zinc finger SWIM domain-containing protein 3, giving the protein MKLQDSYKSFEEFESSFRVYKDVNFVDFFIKDCKTLTSINAKFPNGRMMTASSDLKYYYIKFCCVHGGCYKKKKTLDQRSTSTMRQGCDAGIYLKASDDGKSLVITKMTEDHNHEVSKILYDHLPNQRKITPENKATVLDAQKILTIRM
- the LOC115033561 gene encoding chromatin modification-related protein YNG2-like, yielding MDDVENEDLGNYNRQDNYPDNDIVYGNDKTMDAGCSENINNQGIKSIILPGKVRTCGRPKGAILTTIGLRRPRTKRTLAQKPETKIQKKGNRDIAVDPDEPTYCLCVQISYGEMICCDNDSCPIEWFHFSCVSLLTKPKGKWFCPRCRGDRPNKIKPKA
- the LOC103309980 gene encoding uncharacterized protein LOC103309980, with the translated sequence MEEATSNDVVADRNLSMQSTIDRLLHMITEERDEMVLNSVVASLQTLSKSHSTQIVQNMIHYKLQNSLSVVESKSLLSAMKLLCESHYDDFDVELTNNLVQFATNEMFKSSDSQFPASDMLIILGRGRSDQVKYVDRI